From the genome of Nicotiana sylvestris chromosome 1, ASM39365v2, whole genome shotgun sequence:
ggatgtgtattggtggaacgatatgaagaagaacatcGCTAAGTATGTCGCTCAATGCCCTAGTTGCCAACATGTGAAaatagagcaccagaagcccgAAGGGCTAATGtagactatagagatcccgaGATGAAAATGGGAGGCAATAAATATGGACTTTATCGCAAGTTTACCTCGTTCCCATTGTAAGTTtgattccatatgggtgatagtcgaCAGGCTCATGAAATCAGCTCATTTTCTTCCGGTCAGATCTACATATACAGCAGAAGATTatgcaaaattatatattaaagagatagtgcgactacacggagtaccaatatctattatatctgaccgtAGGGCCCAGTTTACAGCACATTTTTGGAGGTTATATTAGAAAGATCTAGGAACTCAAGTGAATCTCAACATAGCTTTTCATCCACAAATGGATGGACAAGTCGAGCGCACGATTTAgacgcttgaggatatgttgcgagCATATGTactggattttaaaagaagttgggatgaacatctacctcttattgagttttcatataataacagttaccactccagtatttagatggctccgtacgaggtTTTGTATGGGAGCAGGTGCAAATCTCCCATAGGGTGGTTtaatgttggagaatctgggttatatgggccagacctggttcagcaagccatagaaaaagtaaagcttatccaggaGCGACTGTTGACATCttagagtcgtcagaagtcatatcctgacgtgcggcgacgagatttagagttcgggttAATGACTAGGTATTTTTAAAGGTatcacctatgaaaggtgtgatgagatttggcaagaaaggcaagcttaacccatggtatattgggccttataggatcattcagagagtggACCAAATAGCTTATGatttagaattgccctcggaattgaaGTCTGTTCATCCgctttttcacgtatctatgttacgaaaatgtattggcgatcctacccaagTGGTGCCCATAGATGATGTACaaattacagaggacttgtcatatgaggaaattccgattgccatcctagaccgacaaatccacaAGCTACGAAATAAGAAGATATCATCCGTGAAAGTTTTACGGAGAAGTAAGAAGGTGGAAGAGATGACGTGGGAAatagaggaagaaatgaagtctaaataccctcaCCTATTTCAAACTGAAGATATGACTCGAGGGTATAAACTCTCAGGCCATTAGGTCATCAGGTAATCTCTCATTTTTAACTCTCATAATTTATAATGGATAGTTATGTGGAGCCAAGTGTTGCTATTTATATACAGTTGCCATGTGTAGCATGTATAGTAAGTTTTCTGGCTACGTACAGGTTGGTTTTAGTAATGTACGAAAGAGGCTCCGGCAAAAAAGTTTCCCAAAGTATTAGAAtagacattcgaggacgaatgtttctaaggggggggaggatgttacatctcgcgtttttcgtacgttaaaatttcgtcttcagttaattgtcatagactcggggatgagattatcttaaggttagcatatttatgctatttataacaatcAATAAGTAAGTTCCATAAAGTATAaagggtacacaaattaaagaaaacgagtttcgttgaaggtggccaatttgaaataaaatacgggtcgagcgataataccctaTAGTTATGACCTAgaaccatgcaaggtaccatatgaacatggttgtataatatataaagtatattaaaaataaatagaattttaagtaatttggggcaatttttaaattatgcgggtaattggttaattaccgggtaacgggacattacccagttaactaataagtgagtAAAAATTTCTAATCTCCACCCACTCTccacgtggcacaaggccactaatTGAGAGAAATGACTTATTGAACATGTATATGTGTCCAAAGAATCTTAGACTTAAAGTCTTAGTAAGACTTGTCAATCTTATCCCACGACATTTAGAACAAATACCTTGTTAAGCTTGATTCTTGGTCTCACCATTCTTCCGGTAAATCTTGTTGTTGGGAGCTATATAATTAACATGTTTGAGGACAGGTAATCTCTTTTGTACAAGAATATACTATGGATGTTTACTTTCTAAACACGTGTTCACTTGTTCCTTAAGCTTCTCGCTGGAGTGCTCATGCACTTAATATGTAGTATTTCAATTCATTAGAATCTGCCAAGAACGTTGAAACCAGAAGCATTTTCATTTTGAAATAAAGCAAGATTTTTTTAATCCGATTTTTtaagttctaagttcaatccacgaaggtttccaacggaatattatacagagttttccctactccaggtatgttaaggctaagcttttccttcattttagcatgatattGTAATTACACAAACCTGAttacgaggcataaagaaaaattcgtatcccggaatttacgtatattttgccaatctcgcaaattacatatattttcctagttttgtaagttaccatattcttcttatcgggaatgcatattcagttgagtattttcttcttccgaTCAAAATAgtagagagtttacatatatacaatattaaaagtattttcattaccatcgagttataatcgatgggcaccctattgggcaacctctgatcagatggtaagttatatactgagcATGTTGtagccgagcgcctatgagcgagcctagttggtaGAGATACAGAGCCAAGTATGtctgagcgcttatgagcgagcctactacggtagagcagatatatatgtataccgagccttatagggccggacacctattttactcactatattgagagagttgagtcggtATCAGCAGATgagaatatcttcagattttcttgactcccagttgttttcagttattatattatcagttcattTTTAGCTTCAGTAtattgtcttacatactcagtacattatttcgtactgacgtccctttttgggggcactgcatttcatgcgtgcaggttcatacagacagacgggtagacctcctcaatATGTGTTGTCCAAGTTCAaatttatcggtaagctccccttctttcggagttgccaggtctagaagtgtggtgtatatcttgtgtatatatgtagataggttatgggtaggtcggggccctgttccgatcacagtacatctatcagtagagggtTGTAGAATATCCTgtcggttagtgcagtatgttgggcttgtaatccttgtacgtatattttgttggcttgtcagttgtagtaattatgacggccttgccggcccagctttatgttgacattagtcagcgttagtctccatttagttttatattttgcattgcaccttatcttgtaatgtggcccatagccaaagtatgacattacatgttcagagtctcttagtcgcaagtggtacgcaaggatagatgaggcactGGGTGCTGATCTCGCCCCCAGGCTCGGGGTGTGACAATGCCCTATTCGGTTTTCAAGACTTTGagaattgggcaaccaagacccatATCTATGAGATTACAAATAGTCGATCAGACCATGAAGAGACTATTGGGAGTAGTTGAGGATGTATTGGTTCGTATTGATAAATTCATTCTCCTGGCAGGTTTTGTCAttcttgattgtgaggttgactATGAGGTACCGATTATTCTtaggagacctttccttgctacggggaaggctctAGTTGATATTGAAGCCAGAGAACTTATCTTCCaggttggtgatgaaaaagtggttttCCATGTGTGCAAGTCTACGAGGCAATCCAATAGCAATGAGGTGTGCTCTTTCGTGGGCTTGGTGACCGATGTGATTGTGGATGAAACAAGTGATGTGATGAATGTTGATGATACATTGGAGGCCGTCTTGCTCAACTTTAATGATGAAGAGATGGAGGGCTTCGTGGAATTTGTTaactctttgcaaggaatggggtcgtacacttatgagccccacaaattgtccttggatcttgaaaataggacaactccaaaaagccttcaattgaggagcctcccaccttggagttaaagccattgcctcTACATCTTAGGTATGAATTTCTTGtcccttcttctactttaccggttattctttcctcttatttgactaacgtgcaggtagactCTATATTGGAtgtgctacaaaagaggaagaaggctattcGATGGACATTGGCAGATATTCTGGGGGATAAGCTCTGctttttgcatgcacaagattaattTGGAGGAATATTccaaaccatctattgaacatcaaaggagactcaatgaagtCATGCAAGAGTTTATCAAAAAGgagatcatcaagtggttggatgtcaggGTTGTCTACACCATTTCCGATAGTTTGTGGACATCTCCGGTtcaatgtgttccaaagaaagggTCATGACGGTGGTCACCACCAACGATAAGAATGATTTGATTTCTGCAAGAACGGTGACCaggtggagagtgtgtatggactatcgtaAGCTCAATAAAGTCACAAGGAAGGACCATTTTCCACTATCCTTcctagatcaaatgcttgatagattgcaCGGTCGTGCTTTCTATTGTTTCTTAGATGATTGATATGGAGGATCAAGTGAAAACTatttttacatgtccttatggcacttTCACCTTCAagcggatgccatttgggttgtgcaatgcaccaacgacttttcaaaggtgtatgatggagatcttcacagacatggtggaggattaccttgaagtcttcatggatgacttttcggtggttgggaattcttttgatgattgtctagcaaacttggataaagtgttggcaagatgtgaagaaaTATATTTcgtgctcaattgggagaaatgtcatttcatggttgaggaaggcaTTGCCCTTGACCACAATTTCTCAAAGAACGGCATTGAGGTtgacaaggcaaagattgaggtgatttctaaactttcACCTCCAACTTCGGTGAAAGGCGTGTAGAGTTTCTTAGGCCACGCGGGATTTTACCTGCATTTCATCAAGGACTTCTCTGAAGTGGTGAACCCATTATGTATGCTTTTGGAGAAAGTTGCTAAGTTTCACTTCAATGATGACTGCATGAGAGCTTTTGAATTGCtaaagttcaagttgactactactcccattatcaccgctccaaattggagtgttccttttgagctcatgtgtaatGCAAATGATGTAGCTGTAGGGGCTGTTTTATGGCAATGCATCAACAAGAATTTTCAACcagtctactatgctagtaagaccatgaatagcACCCAAGTCAACTACATCATTACAGAGAAAGAGCTCTTTGCCATTGTGTTTGCTATTGAGAAGTTCCGCCCATGCTTGATGGGTGAAAAAGTGATTGTCCATACGAATCATGCGACACTTTGTTATCTTATAAGCAAGAATGATTCCAAAGACCGATTGATAAGATAGGTGCTTTTgttgcaagattttgatatagacaTCCAAGATCGAAAAGGAAGTAAAAACCAAGTGGTGGACCATTTGTCTCATTTGGAGGAGGAGAGAAGACCGCATGATGGCTTTGAAATCAATGATTCCTTCCCCGATGAGCAACTCTTGGCTATTTCAATGAAAGAGGTGCCATGGTTCGCGGGTCTAGCAAATTTCTTGTAAGTGGTATCATCccggatgagttctcttcaaaccaaaggaagaagctcaaacggaattgtcaagactattattgggatgaactgTACCTTTTTCGGATTTGTACGGATGGagtgattagaagatgtgtaccggaggaggaacaatgtgaaattcttggggcttgtcattcttctccgtatggtggtcaccatggttgAGCAAGAACGGCGGCCAAAGTGCTAAGTTGCAGCTTCTATTGGCCTACtctttacaaggatgcaagtAATATCGTCAAGCATTGTGATGAATGTCGAAGGGttggtggaatctcaaagaaaaatgaaatgcccctcaccaccattttggagattgatattttctATGTGTGGGGTATTGGCTTCATGAGTCCTTTTGTGAGTTCTCatggaaacacctacatcttggtcgtGTTTGATTAtatgtccaaatgggttgaggccgttgctctacccaacaatgaagcaagaagtgtggtggcatttttgaagaagaatattttcacaaggtttggtactccgcaGGCTATCATAAGCTATGGGGGGTCGcatttttgcaataaagcttttgatactttactcaccaagtatggtgtcactcataaagtcacgactccctatcatccacaagcaagtggtcaagtgaaAGTAtccaaccgggagataaagagtattttgtccaaaacagtgaatgctaaccggacggattggtccaagaaacttgatgatactctatgggcttataggacggcttacaaaacacctATCGGAATGTCTCCATATTGGTTGGTGTtcggaaagcttgtcatcttccggtagaacttgatcacaaagccatgtgggctttaaagaagttgaatcttgagtgggatgtcgtCGACAACTTAAGGGTGGCACAATTGAATGAGTTGGATGAGTTCGAGTACAATGCATACACAAGTTCATCCTTATACAAAGAGAATATGAAATATTTTCATGACAAGtacatttggaacaaagagttTAAAGAGGGCGATCTTGTGttgttgttcaattctcggttacggatGTTTTTCGGAAAGTTAAAGTATAAATGCAGTGGCCCGTTTGAGGTAGTGGGTGTGACACCCTTTAGTGCATTggacttgaagaataaaaataataaggtgtttagagtcaatggtcacGGGGTGAAGCATTATCTAGGAAAAGTTGGTGATGGCCACGTTGTGGCGGtaattcatttcaagtgatggaagcatgcgtcatgccgcgacgttaaatcaagcgcttcttgaGAGGCAAaccatgtttctttttctttttatttactttttcttTAGATAGGTCTTATTTTGTGCTAACTAGTTTTGAAGTATGTTGCAAGATTGTGTGTGCTTTACAGGAACTGTGCTAAAAAAAATTGGCTAACTATGGAAAAAGTGTGGACTGTACATATATTATGCGGATCGCACAATTTTGGATGCTACAGCAGAAGACAAATGCAGCCGCACAATTCTTGGGCGGACAACACAACTTGAGATGGAaaaatgcacactctctgaagtttaTTTGTTAGAGAAACAGCCAAAGTACGACCGCATAGGAAAATCTACGGTTCACACCAAATTCTGCGGCAGCACAGCTAAATCTGCAGACCGCAAATCAATAAAGGGAATTGGAACTCCAGGTAACAGAGTGCAGACCGCAGAAGGAATCTGTGGCAGCACTTCTCTCTTGATTCCTTAGCCAGACTCGCTTAATATAAATAGTAATCCTTAGGCTCCTGTTCAAACTTTACATTCTCTCAGGAATCAAAAAGggctaaaattttgcacacatctgATTCAATCATCTATCACCTAATTACGCATCTGTGATCATTCCTTAGCACCATTTCATCACTAATATGTTCAAATCATTTCTAGGATTCTTCAATTTTCTTAGTTTATTTTATAATTTGTTAGTTATTTTAGACCATTTGTTAATTTCATATCTATGTGGGTTTAAATTGTGTTGGGTTAACTCCTACTTGCTTTTTGAGGAGTGGGTAGTTTTATTATCATGTTTAATTGCTATCACCATGTCCAATTTGTGCATATATCGAAAACCTAAAGGACTCTGCCCGATTGAATTTTGAAATATGCGGCCGCACGAGGAATTGTTCAGTCTGCAGAAGTATAGACTAGGGCAGTTGGTTAGGCAAAATAGTGTAGACCACATAAATCCCATCGCGGCTGCAGAAAATATGTGCGGCCACTGATCAGGCCAATCTTTGTCATCCGAGAGTTGGCACTTTTGGAAAGTTtcatgtgcggccgcactaaaaAATGTGCAGACCACACTTCAATTCTGTGGTCGCACCCCAAATTGTGCGGACCATAGTTTCACCTCTATGGCCGCACTTTCAAATTGTGTGGTTCGCACAACCCAACCTACGGTCACACTTgcaattgtgcggaccgcacttccCCACCATGCAACATGCTTTGTTCTGTGACTTTCTGTTTATTTACACTTGAATTAGTGCTGACTCCTACTGCTGTTTGTTATAGAAAATGGTTAGATCCCGTGGCCGTGGTGATACATCAAAGGGGAGGGGTGAACCTTCCTGAGGCCGAGCCAAGAGTACCTTACCCCTCGCCCTTCAAACAGCTATATCCAAAAATGCGACAACCGGCCGAGGTAGAGCTGCAGAGCCAGCCGAATCAAGCTCTTATGCACCGCCTAGGAAAGCATCGGAGGGCGACTTAGTGCAAGAGCAGCCTGTTGTTCAATCACAGCCATAGCAGCTTCAGGGGAGATTTCAACTCCGAGATGAGTCTTCCACCTCTGAGAGCACTCCTGAGGGTTCGGAAGGTGACAATCAGGCGTTAGAGCCCTCATGTACACATGC
Proteins encoded in this window:
- the LOC138872213 gene encoding uncharacterized protein — translated: MTHQVSEIVHSMAPKLKDPCAFTIPYTIGSAEFAKALCELGASFVILDCEVDYEVPIILRRPFLATGKALVDIEARELIFQVGDEKVVFHVCKSTRQSNSNEVCSFVGLVTDVIVDETSDVMNVDDTLEAVLLNFNDEEMEGFVEFDNSKKPSIEEPPTLELKPLPLHLRYEFLVPSSTLPVILSSYLTNVQINLEEYSKPSIEHQRRLNEVMQEFIKKEIIKWLDVRVVYTISDTNLDKVLARCEEIYFVLNWEKCHFMVEEGIALDHNFSKNGIEVDKAKIEDFSEVVNPLCMLLEKVAKFHFNDDCMRAFELLKFKLTTTPIITAPNWSVPFELMCNANDVAVGAVLWQCINKNFQPVYYASKTMNSTQVNYIITEKELFAIVFAIEKFRPCLMDIQDRKGSKNQVVDHLSHLEEERRPHDGFEINDSFPDEQLLAISMKEDGLQNTYRNVSILVGVRKACHLPVELDHKAMWALKKLNLEWDVVDNLRVAQLNELDEFEYNAYTSSSLYKENMKYFHDKYIWNKEFKEGDLVLLFNSRLRMFFGKLKYKCSGPFEVVGVTPFSALDLKNKNNKVFRVNGHGVKHYLGKVGDGHVVAKMVRSRGRGDTSKGRGEPS